One window from the genome of Eucalyptus grandis isolate ANBG69807.140 chromosome 7, ASM1654582v1, whole genome shotgun sequence encodes:
- the LOC104414421 gene encoding auxin-responsive protein IAA13, which yields MEAPPARGREAAAPKRDSAGEEAELELGLGLSVGGGGGGGERAGAKRGRILTARDFPSSVGTKRTADESVSQEGGGGSPTSASQVVGWPPIRAYRMNSLVNLAKAPRAEDNMSPNEKSKSKDGSEDNTRTGGMTDVDGREQKHIGFVKVNMDGIPIGRKVDLNAHACYETLAQALEDMFFRPAKTIDLTGAEENRQVKKSSKLLNGCSEFVLTYEDKEGDWMLIGDVPWGMFLTAVKRLRIMRTSEVNGIAPRFQQKSERQMRKPI from the exons ATGGAAGCTCCACCTGCTCGCGGCCGTGAGGCGGCGGCGCCGAAGCGCGACTCGGCaggagaggaggcggagctCGAGCTCGGCCTCGGGCTCAgcgtgggcggcggcggcggcggcggcgagcgcgCCGGGGCCAAGCGCGGCAGAATCCTGACGGCCCGCGACTTCCCTTCCTCCGTGGGGACCAAGAGGACCGCCGACGAGTCCGTCTCGCAGGAGGGTGGCGGTGGATCCCCCACTTCTGCAAG TCAGGTTGTGGGATGGCCACCTATAAGGGCATACAGGATGAACAGCCTGGTCAACCTCGCAAAGGCACCTCGAGCTGAGGACAACATGTCGCCGAATGAAAAGAGCAAGTCAAAGGATGGTTCGGAGGACAATACGCGTACTGGTGGCATGACTGATGTTGACGGCAGAGAGCAAAAGCATATCGGGTTTGTGAAGGTGAACATGGATGGGATCCCCATTGGAAGGAAAGTGGACTTGAATGCTCATGCTTGTTATGAAACTCTAGCTCAAGCTTTGGAAGACATGTTCTTCCGACCTGCCAAAACTATTGATTTAACCG GGGCTGAAGAAAATAGGCAGGTCAAGAAGTCCTCGAAGCTTCTCAATGGATGTTCTGAGTTTGTGCTAACTTATGAAGATAAAGAGGGAGACTGGATGCTCATTGGAGATGTTCCTTGGGG GATGTTCCTCACTGCCGTCAAGAGACTAAGAATCATGAGGACTTCTGAAGTGAATGGAATAG CTCCAAGATTCCAACAAAAGAGCGAGAGGCAAATGAGAAAGCCGATATGA
- the LOC104414420 gene encoding 3-isopropylmalate dehydratase large subunit, chloroplastic isoform X2 produces MASSAAFSPAAASFAAGKEFGLSRSVAPRPFPSAGKSRKPASKKIVSVMAPQQTERKPAATGSVKNAMTMTEKILARASEKPELSPGENVWVDVDVLMTHDVCGPGSFGIFKKEFGENAKVWDREKIVIIPDHYIFTTDERANRNVDILRDFCKEQNIKYFYDIKDLSDFKVNPDYKGVCHVALAQEGHCRPGEVLLGTDSHTCTAGAFGQFATGIGNTDAGFVLGAGKILLKVPPTLRFVMDGEMPEYLLAKDLILQIIGEISVSGATYKSMEFVGSTVESLNMEERMTLCNMVVEAGGKNGVVPADSTTFEYLKDKTSKPYEPVYSDEKARFLSEYRFDVSKLEPMVAKPHSPDNRALARECKDVKIDRVYIGSCTGGKTEDFLAAAKVFLASGKKVKVPTFLVPATQKVWMDIYALPVPGSGGKTCSQIFEEAGCDTPTSPSCGACLGGPRDTYARLNEPQVCVSTTNRNFPGRMGHKEGQIYLASPFTAAASALTGYVTDPRDFLQ; encoded by the exons ATGGCGTCCTCCGCCGCGTTTTCTCCGGCCGCGGCGTCCTTCGCCGCCGGCAAG GAGTTTGGCCTCTCCCGGTCCGTCGCCCCCCGGCCATTCCCATCCGCCGGGAAGTCGAGGAAACCGGCCTCGAAGAAGATCGTCTCCGTCATGGCGCCTCAGCAGACGGAGCGCAAACCCGCCGCCACCGGCTCG GTGAAAAATGCGATGACGATGACCGAGAAGATATTGGCTCGGGCTTCTGAGAAGCCGGAGTTGAGCCCCGGGGAGAACGTTTGGGTCGATGTCGATGTCTTGATGACGCACGATGTCTGCGGCCCTGGTTCTTTCGGTATCTTCAAGAAGGAGTTTGGTGAGAATGCTAAG GTCTGGGATCGTGAAAAGATTGTCATCATTCCTGATCATTATATTTTCACAACTGATGAACGTGCAAATCGCAATGTGGATATTTTGAGAGATTTTTGCAAAGAGCAGAATATCAAATACTTCTATGATATCAAAGACCTTAGCGACTTCAAG GTTAACCCTGACTACAAGGGTGTGTGTCATGTTGCTCTTGCCCAAGAAGGTCATTGCAGACCTGGTGAG gttctgtTAGGTACTGACTCTCACACCTGTACTGCTGGAGCTTTTGGCCAGTTTGCCACTGGTATTGGCAACACAGATGCTGGCTTTGTTTTGGGGGCTGGGAAGATCCTGCTCAAG GTGCCTCCTACTTTGAGATTTGTGATGGATGGAGAAATGCCTGAGTATTTGCTGGcaaaagatttgattttgcAA ATTATTGGAGAAATATCAGTGTCTGGTGCCACCTATAAATCAATGGAATTTGTTGGTTCTACTGTCGAAAGTTTAAAT ATGGAAGAGAGAATGACATTGTGCAATATGGTTGTGGAAGCCGGGGGTAAGAATGGTGTGGTTCCTGCAGATAGCACGACATTTGAGTACCTTAAG GATAAGACATCAAAGCCCTATGAACCAGTTTACAGTGACGAGAAAGCCAG ATTTCTATCTGAGTACCGTTTTGACGTCTCAAAGTTGGAGCCCATGGTTGCAAAG CCTCATTCTCCAGATAACCGCGCCTTAGCCAGAGAATGCAAAGATGTGAAGATAGACAGAGTATACATTGGATCTTGTACGGGGGGTAAAACTGAGGATTTCCTAGCTGCAGCAAAAGTTTTTCTTGCTTCA GGGAAGAAGGTCAAAGTTCCCACTTTCCTTGTACCTGCTACACAAAAG GTGTGGATGGACATATATGCCCTGCCAGTACCTGGATCTGGTGGCAAAACTTGCTCCCAGATATTTGAAGAGGCAGGTTGTGACACACCTACAAGTCCTAGCTGTGGTGCTTGTTTAGGTGGCCCTAGAGATACTTATGCTCGTTTGAATGAACCCCAG GTCTGTGTATCAACGACAAACAGGAACTTCCCTGGGCGTATGGGCCACAAGGAAGGCCAGATCTATCTAGCCTCCCCGTTCACTGCAGCTGCGTCTGCTTTGACCGGTTACGTTACAGATCCCAGAGATTTCTTGCAGTAA
- the LOC104414420 gene encoding 3-isopropylmalate dehydratase large subunit, chloroplastic isoform X1 translates to MASSAAFSPAAASFAAGKKEFGLSRSVAPRPFPSAGKSRKPASKKIVSVMAPQQTERKPAATGSVKNAMTMTEKILARASEKPELSPGENVWVDVDVLMTHDVCGPGSFGIFKKEFGENAKVWDREKIVIIPDHYIFTTDERANRNVDILRDFCKEQNIKYFYDIKDLSDFKVNPDYKGVCHVALAQEGHCRPGEVLLGTDSHTCTAGAFGQFATGIGNTDAGFVLGAGKILLKVPPTLRFVMDGEMPEYLLAKDLILQIIGEISVSGATYKSMEFVGSTVESLNMEERMTLCNMVVEAGGKNGVVPADSTTFEYLKDKTSKPYEPVYSDEKARFLSEYRFDVSKLEPMVAKPHSPDNRALARECKDVKIDRVYIGSCTGGKTEDFLAAAKVFLASGKKVKVPTFLVPATQKVWMDIYALPVPGSGGKTCSQIFEEAGCDTPTSPSCGACLGGPRDTYARLNEPQVCVSTTNRNFPGRMGHKEGQIYLASPFTAAASALTGYVTDPRDFLQ, encoded by the exons ATGGCGTCCTCCGCCGCGTTTTCTCCGGCCGCGGCGTCCTTCGCCGCCGGCAAG AAGGAGTTTGGCCTCTCCCGGTCCGTCGCCCCCCGGCCATTCCCATCCGCCGGGAAGTCGAGGAAACCGGCCTCGAAGAAGATCGTCTCCGTCATGGCGCCTCAGCAGACGGAGCGCAAACCCGCCGCCACCGGCTCG GTGAAAAATGCGATGACGATGACCGAGAAGATATTGGCTCGGGCTTCTGAGAAGCCGGAGTTGAGCCCCGGGGAGAACGTTTGGGTCGATGTCGATGTCTTGATGACGCACGATGTCTGCGGCCCTGGTTCTTTCGGTATCTTCAAGAAGGAGTTTGGTGAGAATGCTAAG GTCTGGGATCGTGAAAAGATTGTCATCATTCCTGATCATTATATTTTCACAACTGATGAACGTGCAAATCGCAATGTGGATATTTTGAGAGATTTTTGCAAAGAGCAGAATATCAAATACTTCTATGATATCAAAGACCTTAGCGACTTCAAG GTTAACCCTGACTACAAGGGTGTGTGTCATGTTGCTCTTGCCCAAGAAGGTCATTGCAGACCTGGTGAG gttctgtTAGGTACTGACTCTCACACCTGTACTGCTGGAGCTTTTGGCCAGTTTGCCACTGGTATTGGCAACACAGATGCTGGCTTTGTTTTGGGGGCTGGGAAGATCCTGCTCAAG GTGCCTCCTACTTTGAGATTTGTGATGGATGGAGAAATGCCTGAGTATTTGCTGGcaaaagatttgattttgcAA ATTATTGGAGAAATATCAGTGTCTGGTGCCACCTATAAATCAATGGAATTTGTTGGTTCTACTGTCGAAAGTTTAAAT ATGGAAGAGAGAATGACATTGTGCAATATGGTTGTGGAAGCCGGGGGTAAGAATGGTGTGGTTCCTGCAGATAGCACGACATTTGAGTACCTTAAG GATAAGACATCAAAGCCCTATGAACCAGTTTACAGTGACGAGAAAGCCAG ATTTCTATCTGAGTACCGTTTTGACGTCTCAAAGTTGGAGCCCATGGTTGCAAAG CCTCATTCTCCAGATAACCGCGCCTTAGCCAGAGAATGCAAAGATGTGAAGATAGACAGAGTATACATTGGATCTTGTACGGGGGGTAAAACTGAGGATTTCCTAGCTGCAGCAAAAGTTTTTCTTGCTTCA GGGAAGAAGGTCAAAGTTCCCACTTTCCTTGTACCTGCTACACAAAAG GTGTGGATGGACATATATGCCCTGCCAGTACCTGGATCTGGTGGCAAAACTTGCTCCCAGATATTTGAAGAGGCAGGTTGTGACACACCTACAAGTCCTAGCTGTGGTGCTTGTTTAGGTGGCCCTAGAGATACTTATGCTCGTTTGAATGAACCCCAG GTCTGTGTATCAACGACAAACAGGAACTTCCCTGGGCGTATGGGCCACAAGGAAGGCCAGATCTATCTAGCCTCCCCGTTCACTGCAGCTGCGTCTGCTTTGACCGGTTACGTTACAGATCCCAGAGATTTCTTGCAGTAA